In Solanum lycopersicum chromosome 5, SLM_r2.1, the following are encoded in one genomic region:
- the LOC101250502 gene encoding chaperone protein dnaJ 15: MSGSKLEGPSAPVVRRDPYEVLAVTRDSSDQEIKTAYRKLALKYHPDKNANNPEASEHFKEVAYSYSILSDPEKRRQYDMAGFEALEAEGMDMEIDLSNLGTVNTMFAALFSKLGVPIKTTISANVLEEALNGTVTVRPLPIGTSVSGKVEKQNAHFFGVTISDEQAEAGIVVRATSAAQSKFKLLYFEHDVSGGYGLALQEDSEKAGKVTSAGMYFLHFQVYRMDSTVNALAMAKDPEAAFFKRLEGLQPCEVSQLNAGTHIFAVYGDNFFKPASYTIEALCAKTYEDTTHNLQDIEAQILRKRNELRQFETEYRKALARFQEVTNRYSQEKQSVEELLKQRDTIHSSFTVTRTVATLSGSGSGHFSNGSSSKPSGDDSKPDSPGDDSSSDSKDKYAKRKWFNLNLKGSEKK; this comes from the exons ATGAGTGGTTCAAAATTGGAGGGGCCATCGGCTCCGGTGGTAAGACGAGACCCGTATGAAGTGTTGGCTGTGACGAGGGATTCGTCGGATCAGGAGATTAAGACTGCTTATAGAAAGCTTGCTCTCAA GTATCATCCTGACAAGAATGCTAACAATCCTGAAGCTTCAGAACATTTCAAGGAGGTTGCATACTCATATAGCATTCTATCTGATCCAGAGAAAAGGAGGCAATATGATATGGCTGGCTTCGAG gCTCTTGAAGCTGAAGGAATGGATATGGAAATTGATTTGTCCAACCTCGGAACTGTCAACACAATGTTTGCAGCATTGTTTAG CAAGTTGGGTGTTCCTATCAAAACAACTATCTCTGCGAATGTTCTTGAAGAAGCTTTGAATGGAACTGTCACGGTCCGCCCTCTTCCAATTGGTACATCAGTCAGTGGAAAG GTAGAAAAGCAAAATGCTCATTTTTTCGGTGTAACAATTAGTGACGAACAAGCAGAAGCAGGGATTGTAGTAAGAGCTACTTCAGCTGCCCAAAGCAAATTCaag CTACTATATTTTGAACATGATGTGAGTGGGGGTTACGGCCTGGCCTTGCAG GAAGATAGTGAAAAAGCAGGCAAGGTAACCTCCGCAGGAATGTATTTCTTGCACTTTCAAGTGTACAGAATGGATTCAACTGTAAATGCG TTAGCAATGGCCAAAGATCCTGAAGCTGCTTTCTTTAAGAGGCTGGAGGGTCTTCAACCTTGTGAGGTCTCACAACTAAATGCCGGCACTCACATATTTGCTGTTTATG GAGATAATTTCTTTAAGCCTGCTAGTTATACTATTGAGGCTCTGTGTGCCAAGACATACGAGGATACAACTCATAATCTCCAGGATATCGAGGCTCAGATATTGAGGAAGAGAAATGAGCTTCGACAGTTTGAAACAGAATATAGAAAG GCATTAGCGCGGTTCCAGGAAGTAACCAATAGATATAGCCAGGAGAAGCAGTCT GTCGAAGAACTGCTCAAACAGAGAGACACCATACACTCTTCTTTCACCGTTACAAGGACAGTTGCTACGTTAAGTGGCAGTGGGAGTGGCCATTTCAGTAACGGAAGTAGCAGTAAACCTTCTGGTGATGACTCAAAACCCGATAGCCCAGGGGACGATAGCAGTTCAGACTCCAAGGACAAATACGCGAAGAGAAAATGGTTCAACCTTAACCTCAAAGGATCCGAGAAGAAGTAA